A window of the Salvelinus alpinus chromosome 3, SLU_Salpinus.1, whole genome shotgun sequence genome harbors these coding sequences:
- the LOC139570141 gene encoding myoferlin-like isoform X3, translating into MLRVVVESAKGLPKSKLGGTPDPIANIIFKDEKKKTKTIDSEVNPVWNEVLEFDLKGSVLDSSSYIDVIVKDYETIGKDKFLGSAKISLKDLATGQVKSFPFKDLALVNEKGQATGATVSLVIHYDPPANAAPNPNDPQAGDAAGESGRGEEGDEDITDAGQSPSAPGQPGNPNQRLVKKNRKLNRPLANKPQDFQIRVRILEGRQLPGNNIKPVVKVNVCGQTHRTRIKRGNNPFFDEMFFYNVNMLPSDLFDQHVSIRVYDSFSLRADSLMGEFKVDVGFIYDEPAHSVMRKWLLLNDPDESSSGARGYLKVSMFIVGAGDESLVEKRDINDDQDDIESNLLLPAGVTLRWITLSLKVFRAEDIPQMDDAFVQSLKGIFGVDGDKKNLVDPFVEAHFAGKRLCTQVIEKNANPEWNQMLNLQVKFPSMCERIKLTVFDWDRLTRNDSIGTTYLNLAKIASSGGEVQGKTGESEVGFLPAFGPCYINLYGSPREFTGLPDPYEELNFGKGEGVAYRGRILVELSTKLEGKADKTVEEIPSDDILVAQKYQRRRKYCLCAVFHSASMLQEPGEPIQFEVSIGNYGNKLDTTCKPLASTTQYSCAVFDGNHYYYLPWANAKPVVVITSFWEDISHRLDAVNIILYIAERLQSNITAMKLAILAKVPENRLAEIWLRLVNQVIDDLSSLKVPELEGHSNLTALDIQMKKLRDSTLQTIMEGAKSMIEEVTEIKDTLGDIEGWLDKLKQLAEEPQNSMPDVIIWMLRGEKRVAYSRIPAYQLLYSTYSEQSCGQFCGRTRTILMQYPMDKNKGLKVPVQIRVNMWLGLSADEKKFNNFSEGMFSVYAELYENQAYMLGKWGTTGLGLRYKYSDVTGKLKLKQENFIPPRGWEWEGDWFIDPEKGLLTEADAGHTEFMDEVFQNETRFPGGEWKPAAEPYTDVNGEKTHKPGEMECPAGWSWGDEWTVDENRAVDEKGWEYGITIPPDDKPKSWVPAEKMYHVHRRRRVIRPRKRTSAAGTTTEKRDQGDPEGWEFSSLIGWKFHRQERSADTIRRRRWRRKMAPAGRLGASAIFKLEGALGVDVDEKKKDEEDASKLFGANTPTVSCSFDSSHLYHLRVYVYQARNLIAMDKDSFSDPYAHVSFLHMSKTTETVKATLNPTWDQTLIFQDVEIYGDPQNIAHYPPDVVLEFYDKDQVGKDELLGRSVCVPMVKLNPGMDQTPKLLWSPITQKDQRAGDVLVAAELILKDKGNETDLPLVPPKRAENLYMVPQGIRPVVQLMAIEILAWGLRNMKTYQLATVASPSLVVECGGEMVQSAVIKNMKKSPNFPGSVLFLKVLLPKEEMYTPPIVLKVIDHRPFGRKPVVGQCTIDTLEEFRCDPYVIQKSSMSSKMALMAAFPHDTRIDMEDRRPLLEAQHAEKEKETVDWWSKFYASIGDHEKCRPYLQKGYDTLKVYDKELENIPEFKQLTDFCNTFKLQRGKTEDEEDDPSVVGEFKGSFKVYPLSDDPGVAPPPRQFRELPESGPQECLVRVYVVRGIDLQPKDNNGQCDPYIKISLGKKSIEDRDNYLPNTTNPVFGRMFEMSCFLPQDKDLKISVYDYDLLTRDEKVGETVIDLENRFLSRFGSYCGLPQTYCISGINQWRDHLKPSQILQNLARLKGVPPPRLEDDGKALSFNGTQYTLAQFEASKEIHQHLGPADERISLHVLRTHGLVPEHVETRTLFSSFQPQLSQGCLQMWVDVFPKNMGLPGPPFDIVPRKAKKYFLRAVVWNTSDVILDETSITGERMSDIYVKGWMPGMEEDKQKTDVHYRSLDGDGNFNWRFVFGFEYLPAEQLCLVSKKEHFWSLDKTEFRIPPKLIVQIWDNDKFSLDDYLGTVELDLRKLTPPAKVSKTCNLSMMEEVMDARPHKSDLANSLFAQKSVRGWWPCVTEQDGKKVLGGKVEMTLEIVSEKEVDEKPAGKGRDEPNMNPKLDFPKRPDTSFFWFTNPCKTLKFIVWRRFKWLFIGLILLILVLLFVGILLYSLPNYISMKIVKPFK; encoded by the exons ATGAAAAGGGACAGGCTACTGGG GCCACGGTGAGCCTTGTTATTCACTATGATCCTCCAGCCAATGCCGCTCCAAACCCAAATGACCCACAGGCAGGAGATGCTGCAGGGGAGTCTG GTAGaggtgaagagggggatgaggacaTCACTGATGCAGGACAGAGTCCCTCTGCCCCTGGTCAGCCTGGGAACCCTAACCAAAGACTGGTCAAGAAAAACAGGAAATTGAACCGTCCCCTGGCCAATAAACCCCAGGACTTTCAG ATCCGTGTCAGGATATTAGAGGGACGACAGCTCCCCGGGAATAACATCAAACCTGTTGTGAAGGTGAATGTTTGTGGACAGACTCACAGAACAAGGATCAAGCGGGGAAACAATCCCTTCTTTGATGAG ATGTTCTTTTACAACGTCAACATGTTACCGTCGGACCTATTTGATCAACATGTCAGCATCCGG GTGTACGACTCCTTCTCTCTGAGAGCTGACAGTCTCATGGGGGAGTTCAAG GTTGATGTTGGCTTCATCTATGATGAACCAG CTCACTCTGTAATGAGGAAGTGGCTCCTCCTGAATGACCCTGATGAATCCAGTTCGGGCGCCAGGGGATACCTTAAAGTCAGCATGTTCATCGTTGGGGCGGGAGACGAATCACTG GTAGAGAAGAGGGACATTAATGATGACCAGGATGACATAGAGAGTAACCTGCTGCTGCCAGCAGGGGTTACACTGCGATGGATCACCCTGTCTCTCAAAGTGTTCCGGGCCGAGGACATTCCCCAGA TGGATGATGCCTTTGTCCAGTCACTGAAGGGGATTTTTGGAGTGGATGGGGACAAGAAGAATCTAGTGGATCCTTTTGTCGAGGCTCACTTCGCTGGCAAAAGG CTGTGCACCCAAGTCATTGAGAAGAATGCCAACCCAGAATGGAACCAAATGCTGAATCTTCAggtcaag TTCCCCTCCATGTGTGAACGAATCAAACTGACCGTCTTTGATTG GGATCGCCTGACGAGGAATGACTCGATTGGCACCACATACTTGAATCTGGCCAAAATAGCATCCTCTGGTGGCGAAGTTCAAG GGAAGACTGGGGAGTCTGAGGTGGGTTTCCTGCCAGCCTTTGGACCTTGCTATATCAACCTGTATGGGAGTCCCAGAGAGTTCACTGGGCTTCCTGACCCCTACGAAGAGCTCAACTTTGGCAAA GGTGAAGGGGTGGCCTATCGAGGAAGAATCCTGGTTGAGCTCTCAACTAAACTGGAAGGCAAGGCTGACAAGACTGTAGAAGAGATCCCTAGTGATGACATCTTGGTGGCCCAG AAATACCAGCGCAGGAGGAAGTACTGTTTGTGTGCAGTGTTCCATAGTGCCAGCATGCTTCAGGAGCCTGGCGAACCGATCCAGTTTGAGGTCAGCATCGGCAACTATGGCAACAAGCTGGACACTACCTGTAAACCACTGGCCTCCACTACCCAGTACAGCTGTGCTGTGTTTGATG GTAACCACTACTATTACCTGCCCTGGGCTAATGCCAAACCAGTGGTTGTCATTACATCATTCTGGGAGGACATCAGTCACCGTTTGGATGCAGTCAACATCATTCTGTACATAGCTGAACGTCTG CAATCTAACATCACTGCGATGAAGTTGGCCATCTTGGCTAAAGTCCCCGAAAACCGTCTGGCTGAGATCTGGCTGAGGCTGGTAAATCAGGTGATTGATGACCTCAGCAG TTTGAAAGTGCCAGAGCTGGAGGGCCACTCAAACCTGACCGCCCTGGACATCCAGATGAAGAAGCTACGTGACAGCACCCTGCAGACCATCATGGAGGGGGCCAAGAGCATGATAGAGGAGGTGACCGAGATCAAGGATACCCTGGGGGACATTGAGGGCTGGCTGGACAAACTGAAGCAGCTCGCTGAGGAG CCCCAGAACAGCATGCCTGACGTGATCATCTGGATgctgaggggggagaagagagtggCGTACAGCCGCATCCCAGCCTACCAGCTACTCTACTCCACCTACAGTGAACAGTCATGTGGACAGTTCTGCGGCAGGACCAGGACTATCCTCATGCAGTACCCTATGGATAAAAACAAGGGTCTGAAGGTTCCAGTCCAGATCAGAGTCAACATGTGGCTGGGCCTGTCTGCAGACGAGAAAAAGTTCAACAATTTCTCAGAAGGGATGTTCAGTGTGTATGCTGAATTG TATGAGAATCAGGCCTACATGCTGGGGAAGTGGGGAACTACCGGTCTGGGTTTACGCTACAAATACTCTGATGTGACTGGCAAGCTGAAGCTGAAACAAGAGAACTTCATTCCCCCGCgaggctgggagtgggagggAGACTGGTTCATAGACCCAGAGAAGGG TCTGTTGACAGAGGCAGATGCAGGACACACTGAGTTCATGGATGAAGTCTTCCAGAATGAGACTCGCTTCCCCGGGGGAGAGTGGAAGCCTGCTGCTGAGCCCTATACTGACGTG AATGGGGAGAAGACCCACAAACCAGGGGAAATGGAGTGTCCTGCAGGCTGGAGCTGGGGGGATGAGTGGACCGTAGATGAAAACAGGGCTGTGGATGAGAAAG GCTGGGAGTATGGAATCACCATCCCTCCAGATGACAAACCCAAGTCTTGGGTGCCAGCAGAGAAGATGTACCACGTCCACCGACGGAGGAGAGTGATCAGGCCCAGGAAGAGAACATCAGCTGCTGGTACAACCACTGAG AAGCGAGACCAAGGAGACCCAGAAGGCTGGGAGTTCTCCTCTCTGATTGGCTGGAAGTTCCACAGGCAGGAGCGTTCCGCCGACACGATCCGACGCAGACGCTGGAGGAGGAAGATGGCCCCTGCCGGCCGCCTGGGGGCATCCGCCATATTCAAACTGGAGGGGGCGCTG GGGGTGGATGTAGATGAGAAAAAAAAAGATGAGGAGGATGCCTCCAAGCTCTTTGGTGCCAATACTCCTACTGTGTCCTGTTCGTTTGACA GCTCACACCTCTACCACCTCCGCGTCTACGTTTACCAGGCCAGGAACCTTATTGCCAtggataaagacagcttctcgG ATCCATATGCCCATGTGTCCTTCCTGCACATGAGTAAAACCACAGAGACCGTGAAAGCTACCCTGAACCCCACGTGGGACCAGACCCTGATCTTCCAGGATGTGGAGATCTACGGGGACCCGCAGAACATCGCCCACTATCCCCCTGACGTGGTGCTGGAGTTCTATGACAAGGACCAGGTG GGGAAAGATGAGCTATTGGGCCGGAGCGTGTGTGTCCCCATGGTGAAACTGAACCCCGGCATGGACCAGACCCCCAAACTGCTGTGGTCCCCCATCACACAGAAGGACCAGCGGGCTGGAGACGTGCTGGTGGCTGCTGAGCTCATCCTGAAGGATAAG gGTAACGAGACGGACCTCCCTCTGGTCCCTCCCAAGAGGGCGGAGAATCTGTACATGGTGCCTCAGGGGATACGGCCTGTGGTGCAGCTCATGGCTATTGAG aTTCTGGCCTGGGGGTTGCGCAACATGAAGACCTACCAGTTGGCCACTGTGGCCTCCCCTAGCCTTGTGGTAGAGTGTGGAGGGGAGATGGTCCAGTCTGCTGTCATCAAGAACATGAAGAAGAGCCCCAACTTTCCTGGATCTGTCCTCTTCCTTAAAGTG CTTCTTCCCAAAGAGGAGATGTACACCCCTCCCATCGTGCTGAAGGTGATCGACCACAGGCCATTTGGCAGGAAGCCAGTGGTTGGACAGTGTACCATAGACACTCTGGAGGAGTTTCGCTGTGACCCCTACGTCATCCAGAAGTCATCCATGTCATCCAAAA TGGCTTTGATGGCTGCTTTTCCTCACGACACCAGAATTGACATGGAAGACAGGAGGCCTCTGCTTGAAGCTCAG CATGCAGAGAAG GAGAAGGAGACAGTTGATTGGTGGAGTAAATTCTACGCTTCCATTGGAGATCATGAGAAGTGCCGTCCTTACCTTCAGAAAGGATATGACACTTTGAAG GTGTATGATAAGGAACTGGAGAATATTCCTGAGTTCAAACAACTCACCGATTTCTGCAACACCTTCAAACTGCAGAGAGGCAAGACtgaagatgaggaggatgatCCATCCGTCGTTGGAGAATTCAAG GGCTCTTTTAAGGTGTACCCTCTATCAGACGACCCGGGTGTGGCTCCTCCTCCTCGCCAGTTCCGTGAGCTGCCTGAAAGCGGGCCTCAGGAGTGCCTGGTCAGGGTCTATGTGGTCAGAGGCATCGACCTGCAGCCCAAGGACAACAACGGTCAG TGTGATCCCTATATAAAGATTTCCCTGGGAAAGAAGTCAATTGAGGACCGAGATAACTACTTACCAAATACCACCAACCCTGTTTTTGGAAG AATGTTTGAGATGTCATGTTTTCTGCCTCAAGACAAAGACCTGAAGATCTCAGTGTATGACTATGATCTGCTGACCCGCGATGAGAAAGTGGGAGAGACAGTGATTGACCTGGAGAACCGCTTCCTGTCACGTTTTGGCTCCTACTGTGGCCTGCCTCAGACATACTGCAT CTCTGGAATCAACCAATGGCGTGACCATCTGAAGCCCTCTCAGATCCTTCAGAACTTGGCCCGCCTCAAAGGCGTCCCTCCACCCAGGTTAGAAGATGATGGCAAAGCACTGTCATTCAATGGGACTCAGTACACGCTGGCTCAATTTG AGGCCAGCAAAGAGATCCACCAGCACTTGGGTCCTGCCGACGAACGGATCTCTCTGCACGTGCTCAGAACACATGGACTGGTGCCTGAGCACGTGGAGACAAGGACACTGTTCAGCAGTTTCCAGCCCCAACTTTCTCAG GGATGCCTTCAAATGTGGGTGGATGTTTTCCCCAAAAACATGGGCCTTCCCGGACCTCCCTTCGACATTGTGCCACGCAAGGCCAAGAA GTATTTCCTGCGAGCTGTTGTTTGGAACACCTCTGATGTCATTCTGGACGAAACTAGTATTACTGGGGAGCGCATGAGTGATATCTACGTCAAAGG CTGGATGCCAGGTATGGAGGAGGACAAGCAGAAGACCGACGTCCACTACAGGTCTCTGGACGGGGACGGCAACTTCAACTGGAGGTTCGTCTTTGGCTTTGAATACCTGCCCGCTGAACAGCTGTGTCTGGTCTCCAAGAAG GAGCACTTCTGGAGTCTAGACAAAACAGAGTTCAGGATACCCCCCAAGTTGATTGTTCAAATTTGGGATAATGACAAGTTCTCATTGGATGATTACCTGG GCACGGTAGAGCTGGATCTCCGTAAACTTACCCCTCCGGCCAAGGTTTCAAAGACGTGCAATCTAAGTATGATGGAGGAGGTGATGGATGCACGACCACACAAATCCGACCTGGCCAATTCGCTGTTCGCTCAGAAGTCTGTCAGAGGCTGGTGGCCATGTGTCACTGAACAGGATGGGAAGAAAGTCCTTGGT GGGAAGGTTGAGATGACTCTGGAAATCGTGTCTGAGAAGGAAGTGGACGAAAAGCCTGCTGGGAAGGGCAGGGATGAACCCAACATGAACCCAAAGCTTGACTTCCCTAA GCGTCCGGACACATCCTTCTTCTGGTTCACGAACCCCTGTAAGACCTTGAAGTTCATTGTGTGGCGCAGATTCAAGTGGCTTTTCATTGGACTGATCCTACTGATTCTAGTGCTGCTCTTCGTCGGAATCCTGTTATACTCTTTACCG AACTACATTTCAATGAAAATTGTGAAGCCATTCAAATGA